The following proteins are co-located in the Xiphophorus maculatus strain JP 163 A chromosome 8, X_maculatus-5.0-male, whole genome shotgun sequence genome:
- the LOC102226128 gene encoding CDK5 regulatory subunit-associated protein 2 isoform X6: MDSVVGDDVTLPVDVNGSCQLPDSINAGEFSSDNMTAPSFPEKMSPVKALTMKDYENQITALKKENFNLKLRIYFMEERMQQKCDDSTEDIFKTNIELKVELESMKRELAEKQELLVSASKALESLAGRESGEPQRVREQAHREMGALRDAFSKRIAELEQNLQAAEEEVGRMAAIAEEEKLKNINMEKQLQTVASTDIHPPSSLPRTVQDLQQALQKSDNEVKQLKITVKNQEALIQQKNSGDSQTDPQSTKQLSELIVEKDQQLKDLRDDLQREKDKVQPDQQKSDINRLESINKMLTEEVNRVKSANENMTKTLEDSQNHNKTLSVTLEEKENELDTEKKNALKRDKTIQGLTQVLREKEKEIEELCQEIEDRDDALAKAREAAHKAQLQKYQGVEEHQSLLMEKQTELAQLQGEHHTKVLEAQKLQRALDRKEQELADLQQSKDQLEVELEDMQQQKKKGDKALNDLTNQLKKVNGEMKERESALEQQYQEMLEQTQRKLHSHEVTIQRLTTTLADKEQQLQDYINMVRDLEQSKSPGSNDGMLTKLRQRLKENESALEQALDDKFAAIEEKDNEIHQLQLLLREKERDLERLTNLLTHNEETINNFDSLIKEKDVELQHLANTLKNLQRAKQDVEDNLNRSLREKDAIIHQLQLSLEGKTKDMEEMAKSVLNHSQSQAQDLAEQRGQRLKVTEAMLSEAVKARERLIDDNESAVEGLLATINSKDQLLKKDQNQEGCNRPEASSSDDGDDDAGFSQESAEHFNRMLSERAQEIQELRKQLAEKQQELAKAERKSSSTTQESYLETAELRTLLVEKDSLIDKLLQRGQERDKFLAEMSQKVDGDHMLELRQTIQIMQEKLEEREADLSRRNTEDNQENIPVSKKTVVVLKKELAQKTEALNKALKRENELKISLADLQSLLSELQGRSEGQVANIDSLTATLKTKDEIINVLHQRLGQGSDSRNDSTQDHLIGSNMDRSLPALPQREITMIGGDSQQDALPHRSALQQEHDALNKALRAEQQLYSSLVRTVKEPDSGQRLHALQLELTAVQLLRQQLEDSVKTNEELRDDLEREIQRAKLREGMDLIDPKELESMRHQLEDAQRWNASLQARLGAIQNRGGGVGGTSDGETLSFIGDQTSYMSICVGEGTDDSLPQLSPQELQRKVLDLQEHVAGLQSLNNELQSKLSQMEKSERDALEREDKDLTSRSRFKQQLEEMCERQPQCDAERERLPGQDKEIQTETSTLRKTAPRNLLGDENMISRSSQGREYAHSDSTLSHSGDDDDGAESNTEALAQTSELAGLGSNSMQHQREELQRLRSENLKLWGLLKELKSTECKEKESADVSGSSSDGQAELRRTLEMVQSNPKLVSMVFKSPKQTTKKSSKASAGETAVTNVSSADENPKLQSKTHHKSPKQHVTRHRAGVKSRLPVPVRLRAEGSTSWESVTSDPMQTDAQQHSAVEDVSGSDQQLHTNSDSALQTSASPSSTIRHSHTSCSPAESDGGFDTRAPVDHTHNESALLSQLELLHQECQEKEVLINKMREQLSDLEELHAQLEEKKRQNAQQTVALQAAQSTIAYLTACSLDNQSNFGPHPCSGAVGSDVDLHSRCMELQKSLQEKEELNNQLIELLSMAEKAVASSQSQDQEPETDGLSSWIEGALHEVHTHSHRDSPNQASGQTENSVLELQQHADSLQKALLEQSKLNAELQEQLRAANEAAQRDGSHLNGPTWRQRGGTTELLEDDESRDDQGAKRGCHNPDLNQEMFSVVLRCFSATEAAVSSLAGHCKNTASPTSDKSELYADLQKDFDNLQRALQERSKLTESGEHGRRSSSNLSFASSETKGLKLYQDLCHLHKVLSDYSQRVNDLQASAQQERGHRREGKVRGVEHDDKGLPPDVKLQLETLHKALREKKKAYKNLEEKLATALTSTSSTETIRKDLDLGVNPSCSASSLPSLLKNEHATFSSTENLDSNSSTPYPSSPALSSAKVSLKNLQMYDEFGASEDPLQLQAQVRELKAHLENQAKVILQMQSLLHRNSLSSDVAANTSDPLTVREKDGAHKVDCSQERVGQPSGKKEAENQSATDRAGVVNIDLWKERTLNRSTNEQLQQTRSRSTSPARLDSLVKSQARELSQLREQIKESRRLGVLQRRQLEELSKVFKDLLHSGEVDHYMGEVVKEQLNKSLNLLDKLDGRLDKEESHPVSEDVAALELSRRLAKELQEKNRLIQSLQSQIHGQTPSSHRSSQSDLSRSDVTISSCHSSSTTQGGSRARSQQHSPENSGAAVCPAGGALEKGASPFSRDASSSLQRLQMENRRLQEQLRSNEELNATLRSELDLHCSILAQPSRHHQEQEPGPDQEAAEPQTGMHEQGGDIGSQGEGGEQPRTMNSDLLAEHLQEIRALRQRLEESIRTNDLLREQLERKLAEVEKDPAATNIFIQGSEEQGQLVNEVRFLWEQNQVLKEQLNVGSRDKQKENEKLRETLARRTAKLEQSRKDSEVLRKENLRLQETLEQGSQENALLQNSLQASREELRRLQCEVKLQRQQLSDSQQLLQSLRVELQIYENIKNDSSQHERRQEAPHPVPMSSSGSMNLGELLSEIRHLRLQLERSIQTNTALRQRLEEQLLRGPGHSETININYLLSSPDEAGRPPGREGCDPLLRSFRTHEQTSVYHVSSEVKHQAQSENDADSVCSSSERSVSGAPSRLVPGHRMWATRNGRHVLGLIEDYNALRKQISEGRKLSRSMDAQLHECLHALRQQGSDNQMRENQHLKSLSSSSNTMQQVLEEAGRLLKLLWRVSLPAASTAGGSAGSQQDELLKNEIARLKNRLSQQERMLSGAVKRLRTTNQLKEGMERVIIDQLSLTHGVLKKARGNLETNYCTLFGQKSPSGEAGAGGSSRCAVVEAEQRSFPISSLTADRDSDLSGGNSAASSRCSD, translated from the exons CTGCCAGCTCCCAGACTCCATAAATGCAGGAGAGTTTTCTTCAGACAACATGACAG CTCCGTCCTTTCCTGAAAAGATGTCCCCCGTCAAAGCTCTCACCATGAAGGACTATGAGAAT CAAATCACAGCTCTGAAGAAAGAGAACTTTAATCTGAAGCTTCGCATTTACTTCATGGAGGAGCGAATGCAGCAGAAATGTGATGACTCcactgaagacattttcaaaacg AACATAGAGCTTAAGGTGGAATTGGAGTCGATGAAGAGAGAGCTAGCTGAGAAACAGGAGCTGCTTGTGTCTGCATC TAAAGCGTTGGAAAGTCTAGCTGGTCGAGAATCAGGAGAACCCCAGCGAGTGAGAGAGCAAGCTCATAGGGAGATGGGCGCATTAAGAGATGCATTCAGCAAAAGGATAGCAGAACTAGAACAG AATTTAcaggcagcagaagaagaggtTGGGAGGATGGCTGCCATTGCTGAAGAGGAGAAGCTTAAGAATataaacatggagaagcaactTCAGACTGTTGCTTCAACAGACATCCATCCCCCATCTTCTCTCCCCAGAACAGTACAGGATTTACAGCAAGCTCTACAGAAGAGTGACAA TGAAGTCAAGCAGCTCAAGATCACCGTAAAGAACCAGGAGGCTTTGATCCAACAGAAGAACAGTGGAGACTCACAGACAGACCCACAGTCAACCAAGCAACTCTCTGAGCTTATTGTAGAAAAGGACCAGCAGCTTAAG GACCTGAGGGATGATCTTcaaagagagaaagacaaaGTGCAGCCAGACCAACAG AAGAGTGATATAAATCGATTGGAGTCCATCAATAAAATGCTGACTGAAGAGGTCAACCGGGTAAAAAGCgccaatgaaaacatgacaaaaacactCGAGGATTCACAAAATCACAACAAG ACCCTGTCTGTGACgttggaggagaaggagaatgAGCTtgacacagagaagaaaaacgCTCTGAAGAGAGATAAAACCATCCAAGGGCTTACCCAGGTCctcagagaaaaggaaaaagag attgaGGAACTTTGTCAGGAGATTGAGGACAGGGATGATGCTTTGGCCAAGGCCAGAGAGGCTGCACATAAAGCCCAACTGCAGAAATACCAG GGAGTAGAGGAGCATCAAAGCCtgttaatggaaaaacaaactgagttGGCCCAACTCCAAGGGGAGCATCACACCAAGGTGCTTGAAGCCCAAAAACTACAGCGTGCCTTGGATAGGAAAGAACAAGAACTTGCTGATTTGCAGCAGTCAAAAGACCAACTTGAGGTGGAACTagaagacatgcagcaacagaaaaagaaaggagacaaAGCCCTAAAC GATCTCACCAATCAGCTGAAAAAAGTGAACGGTGAGATGAAAGAACGGGAAAGTGCTCTGGAACAGCAGTACCAGGAGATGCTGGAACAAACCCAAAGAAAGCTGCACAGCCATGAAGTCACCATCCAGAGGCTCACAACCACACTGGCTGATAAAGAGCAGCAGCTACAG GATTACATAAACATGGTCAGAGACTTGGAGCAAAGCAAAAGCCCCGGGAGTAATGACGGCATGCTTACCAAGCTGCGGCAAAGgctaaaagaaaatgagagCGCCCTGGAG CAAGCTCTGGATGACAAATTTGCTGCCATTGAGGAGAAAGACAATGAGATccaccagctgcagctgctgctcagagaaAAGGAACGGGACTTGGAACGGCTCACTAACCTGCTCACTCATAATGAGGAAACCATCAAT AACTTTGACAGTCTTATCAAGGAGAAAGATGTGGAGCTGCAACATCTTGCCAACACTCTGAAGAACCTGCAGAGAGCTAAGCAAGATGTAGAAGATAATCTGAACAGATCACTGAGGGAGAAAGATGCCATCATCCACCAGCTACAACTCTCCTTAGAGGGGAAGACTAAAGATATGGAA GAAATGGCAAAGAGCGTTCTGAACCACTCACAGAGTCAGGCTCAGGACCTGGCCGAGCAGAGGGGccagaggttaaaggtcacagaaGCAATGCTGTCTGAGGCTGTGAAAGCCAGAGAAAGACTAATAGATGACAATGAGAGCGCTGTGGAGGGACTATTGGCTACAATTAACAGCAAGGACCAGCTTCTTAAG AAAGATCAAAATCAGGAAGGATGTAATAGACCGGAGGCCAGCAGcagtgatgatggtgatgatgatgcagGGTTTTCTCAG GAGTCTGCAGAGCACTTTAACCGCATGCTGTCTGAGCGTGCTCAGGAGATTCAGGAACTGAGGAAGCAGTTGGCTGAGAAGCAACAGGAGCTTGCCAAAGCTGAGAGGAAAAGCTCGTCAACAACCCAAGAGAGTTATTTAGAGACGGCAGAACTAAGAACCCTGCTTGTGGAGAAAGACAGCCTCATTGAC AAGCTTTTGCAGCGAGGTCAGGAGAGGGACAAGTTCTTGGCAGAGATGAGTCAGAAGGTCGACGGAGATCACATGTTGGAGCTCAGGCAAACAATTCAGATCATGCAAGAGAAACTTGAGGAGAGAGAAG CTGACCTATCAAGAAGAAACACCGAGGACAATCAGGAGAACATTCCAGTCTCCAAGAAAACAGTTGTTGTCCTGAAGAAGGAGTTGGCTCAGAAAACTGAAGCACTGAACAAAGCTCTGAAGAGGGAAAATGAACTGAAG ATTTCTTTGGCTGATCTCCAGTCACTGCTGTCTGAGCTCCAGGGTCGCAGTGAAGGTCAAGTTGCTAACATCGATTCCCTCACTGCTACACTGAAGACCAAGGATGAGATTATTAAT GTTCTCCATCAACGCCTTGGACAGGGAAGTGACAGCCGGAATGATTCTACTCAAGACCATCTGATTGGCTCCAACATGGATAGATCTCTACCTGCATTGCCTCAGAGAGAAATAACCATGATAGGAGGAGACAGCCAGCAAGAC GCTTTGCCCCATCGTTCAGCCTTGCAGCAGGAGCATGATGCTCTAAATAAAGCCCTGAGAGCTGAACAACAGCTGTACTCCAGTTTAGTTAGGACTGTGAAGGAGCCGGATAG TGGCCAGCGTCTCCATGCTCTGCAGCTGGAACTGACAGCAGTTCAGCTGCTCAGGCAGCAGCTAGAAGACAGCGTCAAAACTAATGAGGAGCTCAGGGATGATTTGGAGAGAGAGATACAGAGAGCCAAACTCAGAGAAG GTATGGACCTCATTGATCCGAAGGAACTGGAGAGCATGAGGCATCAGCTTGAGGACGCCCAGCGCTGGAATGCGTCCCTGCAGGCTCGCTTGGGAGCAATTCAGAACCGTGGAGGAGGAGTTGGCGGAACCAGTGATG GTGAAACCTTGAGTTTCATTGGAGATCAGACTTCTTACATGAGTATCTGTGTGGGAGAAGGGACGGATGATAGCTTGCCTCAGCTTTCTCCTCAGGAGCTTCAGCGGAAG GTGTTGGATTTGCAGGAGCATGTCGCTGGGCTTCAGAGTTTAAACAATGAGCTCCAGAGCAAATTATCGCAAATGGAGAAGTCAGAGCGGGACGCTTTGGAAAGGGAAGACAAAGATCTGACCAGCAGAAGCCGGTTCAAACAG CAGCTCGAGGAGATGTGTGAGAGGCAGCCACAGTGTGATGCTGAAAGGGAACGTCTTCCTGGTCAAGATAAAGAGATCCAGACAGAGACAAGCACCTTAAGAAAG ACTGCACCTAGAAATCTGCTTGGTGATGAAAACATGATCAGCAGGTCCAGCCAGGGTAGAGAGTATGCTCACTCTGACAGCACCCTGTCACACAGCGGAGACGACGACGATGGTGCAGAAAGCAACACAGAGGCTTTGGCGCAGACGTCTGAGCTGGCAGGGTTAGGGTCAAACTCTATGCAACATCAAAG AGAGGAACTACAGCGACTTCGATCAGAAAATCTGAAGTTGTGGGGTCTCCTGAAGGAACTGAAATCCACCGAgtgtaaagaaaaagagagcGCCGATGTCTCAGGGAGCAGCAGCGACGGGCAGGCTGAATTAAGGAGGACTTTGGAAATGGTTCAGTCTAATCCTAAACTCGTTTCCATGGTCTTTAAATCACCAAAGCAAACTACAAAGAAATCAAGCAAAGCATCGGCTGGCGAGACCGCCGTCACTAATGTCAGCTCTGCAGATGAGAATCCGAAacttcaaagtaaaacacaccACAAGTCTCCAAAGCAGCATGTCACAAGACACAGG GCTGGTGTCAAGTCTCGCCTCCCTGTGCCTGTGAGGCTCAGAGCAGAGGGCAGCACTAGCTGGGAgtctgtgacctctgacccgaTGCAGACTGACGCACAGCAACACTCTGCTGTGGAAGatgtttctggttctgaccaGCAGCTGCATACCAACTCAGATTCAGCACTGCAAACCAGCGCTTCCCCTTCCTCCACCATCAGACATTCACACACTAGCTGCAGCCCTGCAGAGTCAGACGGGGGCTTTGACACCAGAGCACCAGTGGATCACACCCACAACGAATCTGCTCTTCTTTCCCAACTCGAGCTCCTCCACCAGGAATGCCAGGAAAAGGAGGTCCTGATAAATAAGATGAGGGAGCAGCTCAGCGATCTAGAGGAGCTGCATGCTCAACTGGAGGAAAAGAAGAGACAGAATGCCCAGCAGACTGTGGCACTGCAGGCTGCGCAATCCACCATCGCTTATCTGACAGCCTGCAGTCTGGACAACCAGAGCAACTTTGGTCCGCACCCTTGTTCTGGCGCTGTGGGTTCTGACGTTGACCTCCACAGTAGATGCATGGAGTTGCAGAAATCACTACAGGAGAAGGAAGAGCTCAACAACCAGCTCATTGAGCTCCTGAGCATGGCAGAGAAAGCCGTCGCCTCTTCTCAGAGCCAAGATCAGGAACCTGAAACGGATGGTCTCTCTTCATGGATAGAGGGTGCTTTGCATGAGGttcacacacactcgcacagaGATAGCCCAAATCAAGCCAGCGGCCAAACTGAGAACTCTGTGCTTGAGTTGCAGCAGCATGCAGACTCTTTGCAAAAAGCCCTTTTAGAACAAAGTAAGCTAAACGCAGAGCTCCAGGAGCAATTAAGGGCTGCAAATGAAGCTGCACAGCGTGACGGTTCTCATTTAAATGGCCCCACCTGGAGACAAAGAGGTGGAACGACAGAGTTGCTTGAAGATGATGAGTCAAGGGATGACCAAGGTGCAAAGAGAGGTTGTCATAATCCTGATTTAAACCAAGAAATGTTTAGCGTTGTACTGAGGTGCTTCAGTGCAACAGAGGCTGCTGTTTCCTCGTTAGCCGGccactgtaaaaacacagccTCCCCGACCTCTGATAAATCAGAACTATACGCCGACCTCCAGAAAGATTTCGACAATCTTCAGAGAGCGCTTCAAGAGAGAAGCAAACTGACTGAATCTGGAGAGCACggaaggagaagcagcagcaatCTGTCCTTTGCCTCATCAGAAACAAAAGGGCTGAAGCTCTATCAGGATCTCTGTCACCTTCACAAGGTTCTCAGTGATTACTCTCAAAGAGTAAATGACCTCCAGGCCTCCGCGCAGCAAGAGAGAGGTCACAGAAGAGAGGGCAAGGTCCGCGGGGTCGAACACGATGACAAGGGATTACCACCAGATGTTAAGCTCCAACTGGAGACGTTACATAAGGCTctgagggagaaaaagaaagcataCAAAAACCTGGAGGAGAAACTGGCCACTGCTCTTACCAGTACATCCTCTACAGAAACTATAAGAAAAG ATCTAGATTTGGGGGTGAACCCTAGCTGCAGTGCGTCCAGCCTGCCTTCACTCTTGAAAAATGAACATGCCACCTTCTCCTCCACTGAAAACTTGGACTCAAACTCCAGCACTCCTTACCCAAGTTCCCCGGCTCTCAGCTCAGCCAAA GTTAGCCTGAAAAACTTACAGATGTATGATGAGTTCGGGGCTTCAGAGGACCCTCTGCAGCTTCAGGCACAAGTAAGAGAGTTGAAAGCCCACCTAGAAAACCAGGCAAAGGTCATCCTACAAATGCAAAGcctcctgcacagaaactcccTCTCCAGTGACGTGGCTGCAAACACCTCAGATCCGCTCACTGTCAGGGAGAAAGACGGCGCACACAAAGTGGACTGCAGTCAAGAAAGGGTCGGGCAGCCGAGTGGGAAAAAGGAGGCTGAAAACCAGTCTGCTACGGACAGAGCCGGTGTTGTGAATATTGACCTGTGGAAAGAGAGAACACTGAACCGGAGCACAAACGAACAGCTGCAGCAAACCCGCAGCCGCTCAACGTCACCTGCTAG GCTTGATTCTCTGGTGAAGTCTCAGGCCAGAGAGTTGTCACAGCTGAGGGAGCAAATCAAGGAGAGCCGCAGGCTGGGAGTGTTGCAGCGCCGccagctggaggagctgagcaAGGTGTTCAAAGACCTGCTGCACTCTGGAGAAGTGGACCACTACATGGGGGAGGTGGTGAAGGAACAGCTGAACAAGAGTCTGAACCTTCTGGACAAGCTGGACGGCCGGCTGGACAAAG AAGAATCTCATCCGGTTAGTGAGGATGTTGCAGCTTTAGAACTGTCTCGCAG ACTGGCTAAGGAGTTGCAGGAGAAGAATCGACTCATCCAGAGCCTCCAGAGTCAGATCCACGGTCAGACTCCCAGCAGCCATCGCAGTTCCCAGTCCGACCTGAGCCGCTCAGACGTGACGATTTCCTCCTgccacagcagcagcaccacACAAGGCGGCAGTAGAGCGCGCA GCCAGCAGCACTCTCCTGAGAACTCGGGAGCAGCCGTCTGTCCTGCAGGAGGCGCTCTGGAGAAAGGTGCGTCTCCTTTCTCCAGAGATGCTTCCAGCAGTCTGCAGCGTCTGCAGATGGAGAACCGGCGGCTGCAGGAGCAGCTGAGGAGCAACGAGGAGCTCAACGCCACCTTACGCAGCGAGCTGGACCTGCACTGCTCCATTTTGGCGCAGCCCAGCCGGCATCACCAAGAGCAGGAGCCAGGCCCGGATCAGGAAGCCGCAGAGCCTCAAACAGGAATGCATGAACAAGGTGGAGACATCGGCTCACAAGGAGAAGGCGGAGAACAGCCTCGCACTATGAATTCAG ACCTGCTGGCTGAACATCTCCAAGAGATCAGAGCGTTACGCCAACGACTGGAGGAAAGCATTCGCACTAACGACCTCCTGAGAGAACAGCTGGAGAGGAAGTTGGCCGAGGTGGAGAAAGACCCAG cagccacaaacatttttatccagGGCAGCGAGGAGCAGGGTCAGCTGGTTAATGAAGTTCGCTTCCTTTGGGAACAAAATCAAGTGCTAAAAGAGCAGCTCAACGTGGGATCTCGAG ACAAGCAGAAGGAGAACGAGAAGCTGCGTGAGACTCTGGCGCGGCGGACAGCCAAGCTGGAGCAGAGCAGGAAGGACAGTGAAGTTCTGCGGAAGGAAAACCTCAGACTGCAGGAGACGCTGGAGCAGGGCAGCCAGGAGAACGCGCTGCTGCAGAACTCCCTGCAGGCCAGCAGAGAGGAGCTGCGAAG GTTGCAGTGTGAGGTGAAGCTCCAGAGGCAGCAGCTGTCCGActcccagcagctgctgcagtcgCTGCGAGTGGAGCTGCAGATTTATGAAAACATCAAGAACGACTCCAGCCAGCATG AACGCCGTCAGGAGGCGCCGCATCCTGTCCCCATGTCGTCGTCTGGCTCGATGAACCTGGGAGAGCTCCTGTCCGAGATCAGACACCTGCGGCTGCAGCTGGAGAGGAGCATCCAGACCAACACGGCGCTGCGGCAGAGActggaggagcagctgctcAGAGGACCCGGTCACTCTGAGACCATCAACATCAACTACCTGCTGTCGTCTCCag ATGAAGCAGGCCGGCCGCCGGGTCGGGAAGGCTGTGATCCTCTGCTTCGATCCTTCCGGACCCACGAGCAAACCAGTGTCTATCATG TCTCCTCAGAAGTGAAACATCAGGCTCAGTCGGAGAACGACGCCGACTCCGTCTGCAGCAGCTCCGAACGGAGCGTCTCCGGCGCTCCTTCCCGGTTGGTCCCGGGCCACCGGATGTGGGCCACCCGCAACGGGCGCCACGTCCTGGGTTTGATCGAGGACTACAACGCCCTCCGCAAGCAGATCTCAGAGGGGAGGAAGCTGTCACGGAGCATGGACGCACAGCTGCACGAGTGTCTGCACGCGCTCAGACAGCAGGGCTCTGACAACCAG ATGAGAGAAAACCAGCATTTGAAGAGTTtatccagcagcagcaacaccaTGCAGCAGGTGCTGGAGGAGGCCGGCCGGCTGCTCAAGCTGCTATGGAGGGTCTCTCTGCCGGCTGCCAGCACAGCAGGGGGCAGCGCCGGCAGCCAGCAG GATGAGCTGCTGAAGAACGAGATCGCCAGACTGAAGAACAGATTATCTCAGCAGGAGAGGATGCTGAGCGGAGCCGTGAAGCGCCTGCGGACCACCAACCAGCTCAAAGAGGGGATGGAGAGAGTCATCATTGACCAAT TGTCTCTGACTCATGGAGTGTTGAAGAAAGCTCGGGGGAATTTAGAG ACAAATTACTGCACCCTCTTTGGGCAGAAAAGCCCGTCTGGAGAAGCAGGTGCAG GAGGTTCCAGTCGGTGTGCAGTAGTGGAGGCTGAGCAGAGAAGTTTTCCTATTTCCAGTCTGACTGCAGACAGAGACTCTGATTTATCGGGTGGAAACAGCGCTGCCTCTTCGCGCTGCAGCGACTGA